One genomic window of Anoplolepis gracilipes chromosome 5, ASM4749672v1, whole genome shotgun sequence includes the following:
- the LOC140666102 gene encoding uncharacterized protein isoform X6 — MSAGTQGEIRVGPSHQELVSCQARLPEYRPGIPPGELPPDPEFSKEREELRWIPAMALDGDLLMYLRAARSMAAFAGMCDGGSPDDGCVAAARDDTTINALDILHDSGYDPSRALQALVKCPAPKGIDKKWSEEETKRFVKGLRQFGKNFSRIRKDLLPHKDTPELVEFYYLWKKTPGANNNRPHRRRRQSSLRRIRNTRNSRAGTPKEEIPTPTKDTPPAVNLSTKETASEVETVPVGTPASHNPGGEISSVTEDDNSEEDSDSRDTNTNGAAHSCQHCFSTSSKDYQVAGKDRLLLCAECRAHLKKTGELPPLQPYLFRPVPAESPESPGRMRTRNKAKETPRPARPRRTGGGTDTPDQEKQQQQQQTPDKNKKKSSGKADTPKKGHKRSSQTDDTCNDEDKESQKRKRGSGERPDSPSESLTTDSNSLMDEPERETEGDANENQPTPPTVAGVTGGEEPISSPAVTTPEEPSEPTPASTPVPAAIQSLPISVPVIHNLEKKPSVLLDQESVDQNKITDRETEDVPLVMNQALKLEPLPIESTMSPTMSHEDVGKEPETTQLNLSTSVQSVGTNDTASPAVTVRNLSQTIPSIITSVGSQASISSSQIPVISPGQQQTGTGAGGLPTSLSMQYVQPPPPPPPVQNVPQNLSQSIPPQMAPSSLPPNVPNMGPNLRGHVTESMPTSAQTLSGPPPLNLNISQSVSAGIGGPIGQIPQMPPMPSSPPQPLGLTVMSSESRNAERMVDDRLSVSDRVRDSRTSDSRMMSERVSERTNENNESERSEPSNLFQPIQSGGMLPMEKPTGLYNLPAGTPPMEPQNLKIKQEIIPPEPDPLQSLKEVKVPGFQSSNFPGPSLDNIKKDPDGASKPPTPSKHSMPPVSQAVPSIQPVAASPTPTPSLPPPPSSIPQPVMHPAQQPSPHMAHPFHPHHPLMHHSLFTAMHTYHPHAYPGYAPGYPSFPPYPYGPVPHAIPPPSPQRSQESSNAMMTAHHASASSSVSSREEGENLIASHHHSSSMHQQPTNLHHDKLLTISSHSSHSHSSSHSSHSSQRKPSLVSATCLTSSASSAHHHHRASQPQQPQPVVQEPKIEQDMETEPEESVSPRGPSPEPRIEDSECHRSQSAIFLRHWNRGENNSCTRTDLMFKPVPDSKLARKREERSRKQAEREREERDRVAAAAQQARKMTTPEKQPEVCKPPSRGPLEPVVSPYDRYAARPGSYADTPALRQLSEYARPHAAFSPARHPAPPDPMLHYIYGREAAAAQRLELEHLEREKREREIRELRERELNDRLKEELFKGTPRPMPAPPVDPHWLEIHRRYAAAGLTPGPSGPPQALHQFGLYGAPPGPSQLERERLERLAAASANYPRPGLMPRDPTLALHPAELLGRPYADMAHHEQLQRHLMIERERFPAHASLVAHHEEYIRQQRERELKVRALEEAARGSRQ, encoded by the exons ATGTCTGCTGGCACCCAGGGCGAGATCCGGGTTGGCCCCTCGCATCAG GAATTGGTTTCTTGTCAGGCCCGTTTGCCTGAATATCGGCCGGGTATACCTCCCGGAGAGCTGCCACCCGATCCAGAATTCTCCAAGGAGCGCGAGGAGCTAAGATGGATACCGGCGATGGCGTTGGACGGGGATCTGCTCATGTACTTAAGGGCGGCCCGTTCAATGGCAGCGTTCGCCGGTATGTGTGACGGCGGTTCACCGGACGATGGTTGCGTGGCCGCCGCCCGAGACGACACTACCATCAACGCTCTGGATATCCTGCACGACTCTGGCTATGATCCCAGTAGAGCGCTCCAAGCACTCGTCAAATGTCCCGCACCGAAAGGCATTGACAAGAAATGGTCCGAGGAAGAAACT AAGCGATTCGTCAAGGGCCTACGACAATTTGGAAAGAATTTTTCGCGCATTAGAAAGGATCTTTTACCTCACAAGGACACG CCCGAGCTGGTTGAATTCTATTACTTATGGAAGAAGACACCGGGCGCGAATAATAATCGGCCCCACCGGCGACGTAGGCAGAGCTCGCTACGGCGAATCCGCAACACGCGTAATTCACGTGCTGGCACCCCCAAGGAGGAGATCCCTACGCCTACCAAGGACACGCCGCCTGCGGTTAACCTTAGCACGAAGGAGACCGCGTCCGAGGTTGAGACCGTACCGGTCGGTACTCCGGCCAGTCACAATCCAGGAGGCGAAATTAGCTCTGTGACCGAAGACGACAATTCAGAGGAGGACAGTGACTCGCGCGATACCAATACAAACGGAGCGGCGCATTCGTGTCAGCACTGTTTTTCCACTAGCTCAAAGGATTATCAAGTAGCCGGCAAAGATCGACTATTGCTTTGCGCGGAATGCCGGGCGCACTTAAAGAAGACTGGGGAACTGCCGCCCTTGCAGCCGTATCTGTTCCGCCCGGTGCCCGCGGAATCGCCCGAGAGTCCCGGTAGGATGCGTACACGGAATAAGGCCAAGGAAACACCGAGACCAGCGAGACCGCGACGAACCGGTGGCGGCACAGACACGCCTGATCAAGAgaagcagcagcagcagcaacagacgcccgataaaaacaaaaagaagtCGTCCGGCAAAGCCGATACGCCCAAGAAGGGTCACAAGCGCTCAAGTCAAACGGACGATACTTGCAACGACGAAGATAAGGAGTCACAAAAACGAAAACGCGGCAGCGGCGAACGGCCCGATAGCCCGTCCGAATCTCTCACGACTGACAGTAACTCCCTGATGGATGAACCGGAGAGAGAAACGGAAGGTGACGCAAACGAGAATCAACCGACACCGCCAACGGTTGCCGGCGTAACCGGTGGGGAAGAGCCTATCAGTAGTCCGGCTGTCACGACGCCCGAGGAGCCATCCGAGCCAACGCCGGCGTCTACTCCAGTACCGGCCGCGATACAGAGCTTGCCGATATCGGTGCCGGTAATACATAATTTGGAGAAGAAGCCTTCCGTCTTGTTGGATCAAGAATCAGTAGATCAGAACAAGATAACGGATCGAGAGACGGAAGACGTACCATTGGTTATGAATCAAGCATTGAAGCTTGAACCATTGCCAATTGAATCGACGATGTCGCCAACCATGTCTCACGAGGATGTAGGCAAAGAGCCTGAAACGACGCAGTTAAATTTAAGTACATCTGTACAGTCTGTTGGGACGAACGACACAGCAAGCCCCGCGGTTACGGTTCGCAATTTGTCACAAACTATACCAAGTATTATCACGAGCGTAGGTTCACAAGCATCTATATCGAGCTCGCAAATACCGGTGATATCACCTGGTCAGCAACAAACTGGAACTGGTGCCGGTGGGCTGCCGACGAGTCTCAGTATGCAGTACGTGcaaccgccaccgccaccccCGCCAGTGCAAAACGTGCCGCAGAATCTTTCACAAAGCATACCACCCCAAATGGCACCGAGCAGTTTGCCACCGAATGTGCCGAATATGGGACCAAACCTACGCGGCCATGTAACCGAGAGTATGCCAACTTCCGCGCAAACACTGTCGGGACCGCCACCATTGAATCTCAATATCTCACAGAGCGTATCGGCCGGTATCGGTGGTCCGATCGGTCAAATACCACAGATGCCGCCAATGCCGAGCTCGCCACCGCAGCCGCTCGGTTTAACCGTAATGTCATCTGAGAGTAGAAATGCCGAAAGAATGGTGGACGATAGATTGTCGGTGAGCGATCGAGTGCGCGACAGTCGAACCTCCGACTCTCGTATGATGTCGGAGCGTGTTTCGGAACGAACGAATGAGAACAATGAATCGGAACGATCGGAACCAAGCAACTTGTTTCAACCGATCCAATCCGGAGGAATGTTACCGATGGAAAAGCCTACGGGTCTCTACAATTTACCTGCTGGTACACCACCGATGGAGCCACAGAATCTAAAAATCAAACAGGAGATTATACCACCGGAACCGGATCCTCTGCAGAGTTTGAAGGAGGTCAAAGTACCGGGCTTCCAGAGTTCTAATTTTCCAGGTCCGAGTCTGGACAATATCAAGAAGGATCCAGACGGCGCGAGCAAACCGCCAACGCCAAGCAAACACTCTATGCCGCCGGTCAGTCAGGCAGTACCGTCGATTCAACCGGTTGCGGCATCGCCAACACCGACGCCAAGCTTACCGCCGCCGCCCAGTTCGATTCCTCAACCGGTAATGCATCCGGCGCAACAACCGAGTCCACACATGGCTCATCCCTTCCATCCACATCATCCGTTGATGCATCATTCTTTGTTCACCGCTATGCATACCTATCATCCTCATGCCTATCCAGGATACGCACCAGGATACCCGTCGTTTCCGCCGTATCCTTACGGTCCGGTACCTCACGCCATTCCACCGCCTTCGCCGCAACGAAGTCAAGAGAGCAGTAACGCTATGATGACGGCGCATCATGCCAGTGCCAGTTCAAGTGTCTCAAGCAGAGAAGAGGGCGAGAATCTAATCGCGAGTCATCACCATTCGTCTAGTATGCATCAGCAGCCGACGAACTTGCATCACGATAAACTATTGACCATCTCTTCTCACAGCTCTCACAGTCATTCGTCGTCCCACAGCTCGCATAGTAGTCAGCGCAAACCGTCACTTGTCTCGGCTACGTGTCTTACGTCGTCAGCTAGTTCCGcgcatcatcatcatcgtgCGTCGCAGCCGCAGCAACCGCAGCCGGTCGTACAAGAGCCGAAGATCGAACAAGACATGGAGACCGAACCGGAAGAGTCCGTTAGTCCGCGTGGACCGTCGCCGGAACCGCGAATTGAAGATTCCGAGTGTCACCGTTCGCAGTCAGCGATTTTCCTGAGACATTGGAATCGCGGCGAAAATAACTCGTGCACGCGCACtgatttaatgtttaaacCGGTGCCTGATTCGAAACTTGCAAGAAAGCGCGAAGAACGCTCGCGAAAACAGGCAGAACGAGAGCGAGAGGAGCGTGATCGTGTCGCTGCCGCAGCCCAACAGGCTCGAAAAATGACAACACCGGAAAAACAACCTGAAGTGTGCAAACCACCCAGTCGTGGACCTCTCGAACCGGTCGTCTCGCCGTACGATCGTTATGCCGCGCGTCCTGGTTCTTACGCAGACACGCCGGCTCTTAGGCAACTGTCTGAATATGCTAGACCGCACGCCGCTTTCTCACCCGCCAGACATCCTGCCCCGCCTGATCCGATGCTACATTATATCTACGGACGCGAAGCTGCAGCAGCGCAGCGATTAGAGTTGGAACACTTGGAGCGTGAAAAGAGAGAACGCGAAATACGTGAATTACGCGAAAGAGAACTGAATGATCGATTAAAAGAGGAATTGTTTAAAGGCACACCTAGACCGATGCCAGCACCGCCAGTTGATCCGCATTGGCTGGAAATACACCGCCGATATGCTGCTGCCGGTCTGACACCGGGCCCTTCCGGACCACCCCAAGCCTTACACCAGTTCGGCCTCTACGGCGCTCCACCGGGTCCAAGTCAACTCGAAAGAGAACGGCTCGAACGGCTAG CTGCGGCCAGCGCCAATTATCCTCGTCCCGGGTTAATGCCGCGCGATCCTACTTTGGCACTTCATCCAGCGGAACTTCTAGGAAGACCATACGCCGACATGGCGCATCATGAACAATTGCAACGACATCTCATGATAGAGCGCGAACGATTCCCTGCGCATGCATCTCTCGTAGCTCATCACGAGGAATACATCAG ACAACAGCGTGAACGTGAGCTTAAAGTTCGCGCGCTGGAAGAAGCCGCACGTGGATCGcgtcaataa
- the LOC140666102 gene encoding uncharacterized protein isoform X1 encodes MSAGTQGEIRVGPSHQELVSCQARLPEYRPGIPPGELPPDPEFSKEREELRWIPAMALDGDLLMYLRAARSMAAFAGMCDGGSPDDGCVAAARDDTTINALDILHDSGYDPSRALQALVKCPAPKGIDKKWSEEETKRFVKGLRQFGKNFSRIRKDLLPHKDTPELVEFYYLWKKTPGANNNRPHRRRRQSSLRRIRNTRNSRAGTPKEEIPTPTKDTPPAVNLSTKETASEVETVPVGTPASHNPGGEISSVTEDDNSEEDSDSRDTNTNGAAHSCQHCFSTSSKDYQVAGKDRLLLCAECRAHLKKTGELPPLQPYLFRPVPAESPESPGRMRTRNKAKETPRPARPRRTGGGTDTPDQEKQQQQQQTPDKNKKKSSGKADTPKKGHKRSSQTDDTCNDEDKESQKRKRGSGERPDSPSESLTTDSNSLMDEPERETEGDANENQPTPPTVAGVTGGEEPISSPAVTTPEEPSEPTPASTPVPAAIQSLPISVPVIHNLEKKPSVLLDQESVDQNKITDRETEDVPLVMNQALKLEPLPIESTMSPTMSHEDVGKEPETTQLNLSTSVQSVGTNDTASPAVTVRNLSQTIPSIITSVGSQASISSSQIPVISPGQQQTGTGAGGLPTSLSMQYVQPPPPPPPVQNVPQNLSQSIPPQMAPSSLPPNVPNMGPNLRGHVTESMPTSAQTLSGPPPLNLNISQSVSAGIGGPIGQIPQMPPMPSSPPQPLGLTVMSSESRNAERMVDDRLSVSDRVRDSRTSDSRMMSERVSERTNENNESERSEPSNLFQPIQSGGMLPMEKPTGLYNLPAGTPPMEPQNLKIKQEIIPPEPDPLQSLKEVKVPGFQSSNFPGPSLDNIKKDPDGASKPPTPSKHSMPPVSQAVPSIQPVAASPTPTPSLPPPPSSIPQPVMHPAQQPSPHMAHPFHPHHPLMHHSLFTAMHTYHPHAYPGYAPGYPSFPPYPYGPVPHAIPPPSPQRSQESSNAMMTAHHASASSSVSSREEGENLIASHHHSSSMHQQPTNLHHDKLLTISSHSSHSHSSSHSSHSSQRKPSLVSATCLTSSASSAHHHHRASQPQQPQPVVQEPKIEQDMETEPEESVSPRGPSPEPRIEDSECHRSQSAIFLRHWNRGENNSCTRTDLMFKPVPDSKLARKREERSRKQAEREREERDRVAAAAQQARKMTTPEKQPEVCKPPSRGPLEPVVSPYDRYAARPGSYADTPALRQLSEYARPHAAFSPARHPAPPDPMLHYIYGREAAAAQRLELEHLEREKREREIRELRERELNDRLKEELFKGTPRPMPAPPVDPHWLEIHRRYAAAGLTPGPSGPPQALHQFGLYGAPPGPSQLERERLERLALSRLGIPTAAGGGPAGGAAGHPVAAHHHGQLEERLALAADPMVRLQMAGISPEYHAHTHAHTHAHTHLHLHPGQQQAQQQAQQQQEAAAAAAGFPLPAAASANYPRPGLMPRDPTLALHPAELLGRPYADMAHHEQLQRHLMIERERFPAHASLVAHHEEYIRQQRERELKVRALEEAARGSRQ; translated from the exons ATGTCTGCTGGCACCCAGGGCGAGATCCGGGTTGGCCCCTCGCATCAG GAATTGGTTTCTTGTCAGGCCCGTTTGCCTGAATATCGGCCGGGTATACCTCCCGGAGAGCTGCCACCCGATCCAGAATTCTCCAAGGAGCGCGAGGAGCTAAGATGGATACCGGCGATGGCGTTGGACGGGGATCTGCTCATGTACTTAAGGGCGGCCCGTTCAATGGCAGCGTTCGCCGGTATGTGTGACGGCGGTTCACCGGACGATGGTTGCGTGGCCGCCGCCCGAGACGACACTACCATCAACGCTCTGGATATCCTGCACGACTCTGGCTATGATCCCAGTAGAGCGCTCCAAGCACTCGTCAAATGTCCCGCACCGAAAGGCATTGACAAGAAATGGTCCGAGGAAGAAACT AAGCGATTCGTCAAGGGCCTACGACAATTTGGAAAGAATTTTTCGCGCATTAGAAAGGATCTTTTACCTCACAAGGACACG CCCGAGCTGGTTGAATTCTATTACTTATGGAAGAAGACACCGGGCGCGAATAATAATCGGCCCCACCGGCGACGTAGGCAGAGCTCGCTACGGCGAATCCGCAACACGCGTAATTCACGTGCTGGCACCCCCAAGGAGGAGATCCCTACGCCTACCAAGGACACGCCGCCTGCGGTTAACCTTAGCACGAAGGAGACCGCGTCCGAGGTTGAGACCGTACCGGTCGGTACTCCGGCCAGTCACAATCCAGGAGGCGAAATTAGCTCTGTGACCGAAGACGACAATTCAGAGGAGGACAGTGACTCGCGCGATACCAATACAAACGGAGCGGCGCATTCGTGTCAGCACTGTTTTTCCACTAGCTCAAAGGATTATCAAGTAGCCGGCAAAGATCGACTATTGCTTTGCGCGGAATGCCGGGCGCACTTAAAGAAGACTGGGGAACTGCCGCCCTTGCAGCCGTATCTGTTCCGCCCGGTGCCCGCGGAATCGCCCGAGAGTCCCGGTAGGATGCGTACACGGAATAAGGCCAAGGAAACACCGAGACCAGCGAGACCGCGACGAACCGGTGGCGGCACAGACACGCCTGATCAAGAgaagcagcagcagcagcaacagacgcccgataaaaacaaaaagaagtCGTCCGGCAAAGCCGATACGCCCAAGAAGGGTCACAAGCGCTCAAGTCAAACGGACGATACTTGCAACGACGAAGATAAGGAGTCACAAAAACGAAAACGCGGCAGCGGCGAACGGCCCGATAGCCCGTCCGAATCTCTCACGACTGACAGTAACTCCCTGATGGATGAACCGGAGAGAGAAACGGAAGGTGACGCAAACGAGAATCAACCGACACCGCCAACGGTTGCCGGCGTAACCGGTGGGGAAGAGCCTATCAGTAGTCCGGCTGTCACGACGCCCGAGGAGCCATCCGAGCCAACGCCGGCGTCTACTCCAGTACCGGCCGCGATACAGAGCTTGCCGATATCGGTGCCGGTAATACATAATTTGGAGAAGAAGCCTTCCGTCTTGTTGGATCAAGAATCAGTAGATCAGAACAAGATAACGGATCGAGAGACGGAAGACGTACCATTGGTTATGAATCAAGCATTGAAGCTTGAACCATTGCCAATTGAATCGACGATGTCGCCAACCATGTCTCACGAGGATGTAGGCAAAGAGCCTGAAACGACGCAGTTAAATTTAAGTACATCTGTACAGTCTGTTGGGACGAACGACACAGCAAGCCCCGCGGTTACGGTTCGCAATTTGTCACAAACTATACCAAGTATTATCACGAGCGTAGGTTCACAAGCATCTATATCGAGCTCGCAAATACCGGTGATATCACCTGGTCAGCAACAAACTGGAACTGGTGCCGGTGGGCTGCCGACGAGTCTCAGTATGCAGTACGTGcaaccgccaccgccaccccCGCCAGTGCAAAACGTGCCGCAGAATCTTTCACAAAGCATACCACCCCAAATGGCACCGAGCAGTTTGCCACCGAATGTGCCGAATATGGGACCAAACCTACGCGGCCATGTAACCGAGAGTATGCCAACTTCCGCGCAAACACTGTCGGGACCGCCACCATTGAATCTCAATATCTCACAGAGCGTATCGGCCGGTATCGGTGGTCCGATCGGTCAAATACCACAGATGCCGCCAATGCCGAGCTCGCCACCGCAGCCGCTCGGTTTAACCGTAATGTCATCTGAGAGTAGAAATGCCGAAAGAATGGTGGACGATAGATTGTCGGTGAGCGATCGAGTGCGCGACAGTCGAACCTCCGACTCTCGTATGATGTCGGAGCGTGTTTCGGAACGAACGAATGAGAACAATGAATCGGAACGATCGGAACCAAGCAACTTGTTTCAACCGATCCAATCCGGAGGAATGTTACCGATGGAAAAGCCTACGGGTCTCTACAATTTACCTGCTGGTACACCACCGATGGAGCCACAGAATCTAAAAATCAAACAGGAGATTATACCACCGGAACCGGATCCTCTGCAGAGTTTGAAGGAGGTCAAAGTACCGGGCTTCCAGAGTTCTAATTTTCCAGGTCCGAGTCTGGACAATATCAAGAAGGATCCAGACGGCGCGAGCAAACCGCCAACGCCAAGCAAACACTCTATGCCGCCGGTCAGTCAGGCAGTACCGTCGATTCAACCGGTTGCGGCATCGCCAACACCGACGCCAAGCTTACCGCCGCCGCCCAGTTCGATTCCTCAACCGGTAATGCATCCGGCGCAACAACCGAGTCCACACATGGCTCATCCCTTCCATCCACATCATCCGTTGATGCATCATTCTTTGTTCACCGCTATGCATACCTATCATCCTCATGCCTATCCAGGATACGCACCAGGATACCCGTCGTTTCCGCCGTATCCTTACGGTCCGGTACCTCACGCCATTCCACCGCCTTCGCCGCAACGAAGTCAAGAGAGCAGTAACGCTATGATGACGGCGCATCATGCCAGTGCCAGTTCAAGTGTCTCAAGCAGAGAAGAGGGCGAGAATCTAATCGCGAGTCATCACCATTCGTCTAGTATGCATCAGCAGCCGACGAACTTGCATCACGATAAACTATTGACCATCTCTTCTCACAGCTCTCACAGTCATTCGTCGTCCCACAGCTCGCATAGTAGTCAGCGCAAACCGTCACTTGTCTCGGCTACGTGTCTTACGTCGTCAGCTAGTTCCGcgcatcatcatcatcgtgCGTCGCAGCCGCAGCAACCGCAGCCGGTCGTACAAGAGCCGAAGATCGAACAAGACATGGAGACCGAACCGGAAGAGTCCGTTAGTCCGCGTGGACCGTCGCCGGAACCGCGAATTGAAGATTCCGAGTGTCACCGTTCGCAGTCAGCGATTTTCCTGAGACATTGGAATCGCGGCGAAAATAACTCGTGCACGCGCACtgatttaatgtttaaacCGGTGCCTGATTCGAAACTTGCAAGAAAGCGCGAAGAACGCTCGCGAAAACAGGCAGAACGAGAGCGAGAGGAGCGTGATCGTGTCGCTGCCGCAGCCCAACAGGCTCGAAAAATGACAACACCGGAAAAACAACCTGAAGTGTGCAAACCACCCAGTCGTGGACCTCTCGAACCGGTCGTCTCGCCGTACGATCGTTATGCCGCGCGTCCTGGTTCTTACGCAGACACGCCGGCTCTTAGGCAACTGTCTGAATATGCTAGACCGCACGCCGCTTTCTCACCCGCCAGACATCCTGCCCCGCCTGATCCGATGCTACATTATATCTACGGACGCGAAGCTGCAGCAGCGCAGCGATTAGAGTTGGAACACTTGGAGCGTGAAAAGAGAGAACGCGAAATACGTGAATTACGCGAAAGAGAACTGAATGATCGATTAAAAGAGGAATTGTTTAAAGGCACACCTAGACCGATGCCAGCACCGCCAGTTGATCCGCATTGGCTGGAAATACACCGCCGATATGCTGCTGCCGGTCTGACACCGGGCCCTTCCGGACCACCCCAAGCCTTACACCAGTTCGGCCTCTACGGCGCTCCACCGGGTCCAAGTCAACTCGAAAGAGAACGGCTCGAACGGCTAG CGCTGTCGCGTTTAGGGATTCCGACTGCAGCCGGCGGGGGGCCAGCAGGTGGAGCGGCTGGCCATCCCGTGGCGGCTCATCATCATGGCCAGTTAGAAGAACGGCTGGCTCTGGCCGCTGACCCGATGGTCCGATTGCAAATGGCTGGCATCTCGCCCGAGTATCACGCTCACACTCACGCGCATACGCATGCGCATACGCACTTGCACTTACATCCGGGACAGCAACAGGCTCAGCAACAGGCTCAGCAACAGCAGGAAGCCGCTGCGGCTGCGGCTGGATTTCCTCTGCCGG CTGCGGCCAGCGCCAATTATCCTCGTCCCGGGTTAATGCCGCGCGATCCTACTTTGGCACTTCATCCAGCGGAACTTCTAGGAAGACCATACGCCGACATGGCGCATCATGAACAATTGCAACGACATCTCATGATAGAGCGCGAACGATTCCCTGCGCATGCATCTCTCGTAGCTCATCACGAGGAATACATCAG ACAACAGCGTGAACGTGAGCTTAAAGTTCGCGCGCTGGAAGAAGCCGCACGTGGATCGcgtcaataa